ACTCGATGGCCAAAAATTCTTGCGGCAAACGCATCAGAAAGTCGACTTCCTCTTTAGGCCGTGTCCAGTTTTCCGTCGAGAAGGCGTACATCGTCAAGTATTCAATCCCCAGCTCGTCGGCGGCAATCGCAGCCCGTTTAACTGCCTTCATGCCATTCTGATGACCGACTACGCGTGGTAATCCGAGCCGTTTGGCCCAGCGTCCGTTGCCGTCCATGATGATAGCCACATGCCGGGGAATATTGTCCGGTGAAATATCGACCGGCTGCTGCCGCTCTTCCCGGCCCAGCCAAGATTGAACCCGTTTGATCATTAACGATTCCTCCATGTTTCCTGCGAGAAAGAGACAAACCCCACCGTATGAGGAGGGGCCTTGATCTCTGCGCTATCTTTATACTTCCATGATCTCTTTTTCTTTGGCCAAAAGCACTTTGTCGACTTCGGCTACGAACTTATCCGTGGACTTCTGGATGTTATCCTGATGTCCGCGGGATTCGTCTTCCGAAATGCCGTTTTTCTCCAGCTTCTTAATCTCGTCGTTTGCGTCGCGGCGGATGTTGCGGATCGCCACCTTGGCTTCTTCACCAAACTTTTTCGTCAGCTTCACGAGCTCGCCGCGTCGTTCTTCCGTAAGCGCAGGAATCGTGAGGCGAATCGTGCTGCCGTCGTTGGCCGGCGTAAGTCCGAGATCGGATTTCATAATCGCCCGTTCAATATCGGCGAGCGAGGATTTATCCCACGGCTGGATAAGCAGTGTACGCGAATCCGGGGTGTTGATATTGGCAAGTTGGTTGACCGGAGTCGGCGCTCCGTAATATTCAACTTGGATACGGTCGAGCAGCGAAGGCGTCGCGCGGCCCGCGCGCAGCGTTGACAAATCGCGTTTGAGCGACAAAATGGCTTTCTCCATGCGCTCTTCGGCATTCTTTTTAACCGATTGCGGCATTATTCTACACTCCCTTTAACAATCGTTCCGATACGCTCGCCCAGAACGACGCGTTTAATGTTGCCCTGTTCCGTAATGGCAAACACAATAAGCGGTATATTGTTATCCATGCAGAGAGAGGAGGCGGTGGAATCCATAACCCCGAGGTTCTTGTTCAGCACGTCCAGGTAAGTGAGCTGCTCATACTTCTCGGCGGTGCTGTCTTTGAACGGATCAGCGGAATAGACGCCATCGACTTTGTTCTTCGCCATCAGAATGACTTCCGCTTCGATTTCAGCCGCACGCAGAGCCGCAGTCGTGTCCGTGGAAAAGAACGGATTACCCGTACCTGCCGCGAAGATAACAACGCGTCCCTTTTCCAGATGGCGGATGGCCCGGCGGCGGATGTAAGGTTCTGCGATCTGCTGCATCGAGATCGAGGTCTGAACCCGAGTCGGCACGCCGCTCTGTTCCAGAGAGTCCTGCAAAGCCAGCGAGTTCATGACCGTAGCCAGCATGCCCATATAATCCGCAGTCGCCCGGTCGATGCCGCTTGCGCTGCCCGCGATGCCGCGCCAGATGTTGCCTCCACCGCATACGATGGCGACTTGGACGCCAAGCTCGACAACTTCCTTAACCTGCTCGGCAATAGAGCTAATCGTATCCGCATCGATACCGTAACCGTTTTGTCCCGCCAGCGATTCGCCGCTGACTTTCAAGACTACCCTTTTAAATA
This region of Paenibacillus sp. URB8-2 genomic DNA includes:
- the frr gene encoding ribosome recycling factor; translated protein: MPQSVKKNAEERMEKAILSLKRDLSTLRAGRATPSLLDRIQVEYYGAPTPVNQLANINTPDSRTLLIQPWDKSSLADIERAIMKSDLGLTPANDGSTIRLTIPALTEERRGELVKLTKKFGEEAKVAIRNIRRDANDEIKKLEKNGISEDESRGHQDNIQKSTDKFVAEVDKVLLAKEKEIMEV
- the pyrH gene encoding UMP kinase, coding for MEQPVFKRVVLKVSGESLAGQNGYGIDADTISSIAEQVKEVVELGVQVAIVCGGGNIWRGIAGSASGIDRATADYMGMLATVMNSLALQDSLEQSGVPTRVQTSISMQQIAEPYIRRRAIRHLEKGRVVIFAAGTGNPFFSTDTTAALRAAEIEAEVILMAKNKVDGVYSADPFKDSTAEKYEQLTYLDVLNKNLGVMDSTASSLCMDNNIPLIVFAITEQGNIKRVVLGERIGTIVKGSVE